A segment of the Asterias amurensis chromosome 11, ASM3211899v1 genome:
GAGCACTGTCTTTTTGTTGGCACTTTCATTGAACTCAGCTTCGTCACTAGCCTCGCCAGGGGACATCTGAGTATGTGAACAATGTTGAAAAGGAGTATGGGTCTAGAACTaatatcgtctcccgtaacgaAACCTCTTAGTTCTAGGAATTAGGGTcttacctccatggtctaataAAAATGGTTCTGATTTTTTAATATGACTTTTTCTTTGACAGGCATAATACATCAGCGCCACAATAGGTtgtgataaaataataattatcattattCAGCTTTAATTTTATTTCCAAATCATTTGCGAATTAATTGTGTAAAGTGGTCCCCCGTACATCCCCTTACTTGGCTATAACGCCTATCTTAAAAACATGTTGataatttcacttcgaagtaatgtgcaTGCGGTTAGGAAAAGGATGAGTTTATTATCCCCAAATTTTAAATCAATGAGAACTTCGTTGCTgacaatagtttttttttcttcagattgtgTAGTTCAATTTCGaaatattcttcctgtgtggacataaaCCGCTGCGGGGATTTTATTTTTGCGatttatctataaaaaaaaccccgctacaaccttttgaaattaaaggcTAAACTCATAGATTAGATTGTACATATACATCAGCATTCATTAGGAATTAAGCAATCAAGCGCCGGTTCGAAAAATCCATCATTTTTTTCTCTACTTTTTGAAATGTGTCAATTAAAGGATATACCTTATTAATAAGAACAATTTATTCCTATAATGAGAAACCAAATGAACAAGAAGTTGTTTTCCTATAATGTTAATATTATGACATTTTAAGAAGTGCTCTttccattattttattttgataattaaAATAATCTGCAAGACAGTAGAAATTAGTGTTCCTCGTAGAGTGCCATAATACAGGTTTAGACAGGCTAGTGTTTATGTTCTGTCACCAGTCAGGCggaagaaaaatgaaaaatttgttGGGCAGATTTCATCCCCCTCCCCCTGCGCCCCGACCCTTCAGTCAACATGGTTGCCATTGGTAGCATGCAGCTTGGTGCATGCAGCTTGTCATAGATGGCGCCCTTGTAGCTTTTAATAGGAGGTAGCAAAGTGTTGATGGCAAGGAAGTTTTGCACCCCGCTGAAAATATTATGAAATAAAggaactattttttgtttttatcattagGCAAAACTCATGTATGGTAGGATTCTACAATTGGCCTTATTATCCTACTTGCTACTGCTACGTACAATACACATGTGTTGTAAACATTGAGCTATAATTATTTGAAAGCTCTTATGGTTGTAAAatcaacaactttttttttaatcacacaAGAGGACGCTATTTTAAAAACTCTGACATGACACAAACGATTACTTTGGTGCAACGACTTAGACAAGTCTACCAATTCGCATGCTGCTGGTTTCCTGACCAAACATTGTACACAACACAGTGTGTAGCATGTTGCGCAATACCAGTGAACAATCCAAAATGGCAGCTTCCACGAGTGAACAGAAAACCACAACGGTGACAGAAGATACAACAGAAAAAAGCGAGgaagaaacaacaacatttgCGTCTTTGGTAGGAGATTAAATAATGTTAATAGTATCATCATCAGTATATTTCTGTTCAACATGTTAATGTCATGATtgtgattgtttaaaaaaattaattacaaattttgacgattCTTCTATTCTAGTTTTCTGTTCATTCAATTCTGAATTTATAAACAatctacaaatttacaatttttagtattgtttgtcttttttaaaGGGTTAATAATTAACATAACTATCCATAGTTAACGTAAGTGCTGTGTAACTACAgttctacaaacactaaacaGTACTACCTGACCTAGCACATGTAGCATGCCTAGTCTGTAGTCTGTTGCGATATATAacttttattatatttataatatattttttataaagtaacgtaaccctcctcccgaccgACTCGCCATCGAGAGGGGGATGGTTACGTTAGTGCAACTATCACTCAGCTACACCACTCAGTTGGTCACGATGATCGCCACGAACTAGTGGCAGGGACCAACAAATCATTGCTCTGCTAACCAAAACATGCGTAACCGAACTTCGTAAGCACTGACGAATCAGCGCTTAACTGACGATGACGgaaaagcagggaattctgcacttattACTTACGTAAAGAGTATTTCCTAGGTTTGCAGGGAATTTAGGACTCTAGCCTAGCCTAGCAACAAGAGCAACAGCACCCTTGGCTTTCTTCGTCGCAACCTCAGAAAATGCCCTCAAAAGATCAAGGAACTGGCCTACAAGACGAGTACTCGTCATCGGTATGGGACCCACACACCCAAGATCTGATCTCCACTAGATAGAAATGGTTCAGCGGCGTGCTGCAAGATTTGTGATGGCTGACTACGACCAAAGGAACATTGTCACACAGATGCTGAATAACCTCCAATGGCAATCGCTTCATGAACGCCGGGCCAAAAGCAAAGTCATCATGCTGTATAGGATTGTGCACGGTCTTGTTGCCATCCCAGCTGCACCACCCTATTTACACCCATCTTCATAAAATCAGACTAGAGGCCACCATCTACAATTCACAGCATTGTACAATACTCACATACCAGCATAGTTTCTTCCCAAGTGTCATCTGCATCTGGAACACCCTACCAGCCACCGTGGTTTCAGCTCAGTCTCTGGAGGTTTTCCGGAGTCGCCTGAACCCACTCACCCCCCGATAGTCTACCACACAAACATCGTTTTACTTGCATCTTGACCTCAGTCTGTAGCACATTTTTTTGATATTTGTTCCCGTGGCCAAGCACTTTTGCACCACAGTACGACTATACTCCTCCAGAGGGATGTACTTATTggaagatagatagatagatatatAGGAGCTCCTTTCCCTTGTGCAAAATATGCCTAAGTTTTGATTTACATGTCTTCAACTAGGGTGTCGTTGATGTATTGTGCGAGGCATGTGAGCGTCTGAAATGGAAAACTCCGACCAAGATCCAGCGAGAAGCTCTCCCGCTCAGCTTTcaaggtttgttttaaaaaggttttgtcCTAATTCTCTAATTTTATGTGGAAAACCTGTGCACATGTCTCAAGAAGGAACCATTATCTTGCATTTTCTGCAGAGTCTATTAAATCTAACCCTAAAGTTTTACCTGAGCATTAACGTCTGCGAGTGTGTAAAGAGATGGGAGGGTTAATAGCAGAGGTGATGAATACCAAACCAGGGAAAGGCCCttgaacattttattgatgtttatTCTGGGGATTGACAACACTTGTGAAACAGGTTGTCAACCATCATGGCGCCCTCGACTTTGGTGTGAGTGTTGGGATAATCCTATGttgaaattgccactagcccgctagccggGGACTACtgtaccagatttacagccatGCTACcccttttttaaacattgacaAACAATAATGAGCTGTGCTGATGCAATTGTAAAATGAATTAATTTTGGTGACCAATTTGTGCCATGATCCAAGACATACTGTTGTTTGtggggctaccaaaatctcatcagggctactacaAAATTctgggttactagccctgcCGACTACCGTGAAAATACACTTTATTTCCACCCCTGCAAGGACTCCCTTGAAATGTACACTTCTCGGATTGATTCTAGATGAAgagatgaaataatattttctgAATTTTGCAGGACGGGATATCATTGGCTTAGCCGAGACAGGTTCAGGCAAGACTGGAGCGTTTGCGATTCCTATTTTACAGGCATTGCTGGACCGACCACAGAGACTCTTTGCTCTTGTATTGACACCAACGAGAGAGCTGGCCTACCAGatatctgagcagtttgaagcGCTAGGGTCAAGTATAGGGGTCAATTGTGGTAAGTGAAATTAAACCTCCTTAACATTAGTTAAGATTACTTAGATTGCTACCAGGTTGACCTCGTTTTTTTTATCGGAGCAGTTTAAAGCACAAATTAGTGTCAACCATAGGGGTCAATTGACGTAAATGAAATTAAACCTGGTTAACGTAATAATATACaagtttgaaatcctacttaattggttgttattattttatttccagcTGTTGTTATTGGTGGGATCGATATGATGACGCAAGCACTACAATTAGCCAAGAAACCTCACATCGTAGTCGGTATGTATATTATGTTTTGGTTCTTAAACAAAACTGtttaaccctttagagaccatagcaGCCACAAACGACTTGACCTCTACATCCATTCAcataaagaggtcaaagtaaaggtcatgtccGGATATGAAATTTGCCAACGTTTCCTATGTTAACATAACATCCTAATTTCGAACACAAAAAAAAGCTAAAATGAGCAGTATACAAgttgcaaattatacatgtggcatggtattttggccagtaaccttGTTCTAATTAGCAtgactttgttgtgcttagctactttttgtgcttaagcagctctatgaaagtgacCCCTGGTAGAAGGTTCTGTTTGTGTTAGCAATGATGTTATTTCCCCAGCTCTTCCTTGGCCCATTATGTCAATTCTCCCCAACTACTCTTTAAAGCCGAATGGGTTTTTATAAATCTACAGTTTTTTATTCTCACTCGTCGTTTATCCTTTGTTGCCAAAAACTGGTTGTCTTTAATGTCATTTATAGCCACACCTGGACGACTTGTGGACCACTTGGAAAACACTAAAGGTTTCAGTCTCCGTGCTTTGAAATACCTGGTGAGTTTGTCACAGATACTAGGAAAATATATACTGTCTCACATGGCAGGCTGAGATAACGGATCAATTTTAgtgataaatgtttttttaataaatgatATGGGCAACCCACACGATAGCCCTGAGCCAACCAACCACACGTCTCCTTTAAGGAGAACCAATCAGAGCGGTGATTGACTCTACACTGAAACCTCCGACCCCTATAAACAGACCCACTTCTCTcttatctcttcagtctcctgatgatgactagagcaagctagtcgaaatgttgagaccaattcattAACTCACTCCGTGGTAGTCAGTTAAtaactccgcggtagtagattaTAGAAATTCTCTAAtcaacaaactctacctggcaagtagatacacacatggtgttaccgcaaaccaaatatatattgatattgCTTAAcatcttcattttgtttgtatctgAAGGTGATGGATGAGGCGGATCGAATCCTGAACATGGATTTTGAAGCAGAGCTGGATAAAATCTTGAAAGTCATCCCCAAAGAGAGACATACGTACCTTTACTCAGCCACCATGACTAAAAAGGTTcacttcccttttttttttaaagattcacCACTAAAGATCaacttaaaacaaaactcaatATTATTGTTCTATTGTTGTTGGAAGGTAAACAATATCTTTGGCTCGGGGtatcagtcagaagccatgcatccattaactgccgtgtagcctgGGATCACATGCGACTTTTTAagttcaaatatcaagtaataaaccacaagggaaactgacttaaTGCAGCTTTTCCTGCCTTTCTTATTCCATAAAAACTCAGTTTTATTCGCATTGTTAACTTCTGTCAAATGATTTCACAGGTTGCTAAATTACAAAGAGCATCGCTGAAGGAACCCGTCAAAGTAGAGGTATCCAGCAAATACGACACGGTAGAAAAACTGCAACAGTTCTACGTCTTCATTCCGGCAAAATACAAAGTAAGTTTCAAGAAATCGTCTTGCCTTGaatcatttgttttttaaaattttatttattaacaaaAGTGAACTTAAACAATCTCCTAGGCCAAGAACCCAATTGAGAGAAGACACAAGaggaagttttagttttagatgtgggagaaaaaaaatccttagaATTAATCAAGGGAACCAATGCAGTCaggtagagactgaaaacccaatcagcATAGTGCTTCctgcgggattcgaaccaaggtcctagaggtgaaaggcaaggactaataccactacaccaaccccACTACCCTTAATTAATAACAGCTAGATATTTTGTTATGAATTCCTACTCTAACATTTGTCTTCTTGTTATATATTTGTAGGACTGTTATCTCGTGTACATCCTAAATGAGTTAGCTGGTAACAACTTCATGGTATTCTGTAGTACATGTAATAACACGCAGCGAGTGGCGGTGATGTTGCGCAACCTTGGTATGACGGCTATTCCTCTACATGGACAGATGTCACAGGTAAAAGCCGCCCCATTTCAGGACTTGCATTtggggagaaaaaaaattaatgagacTGTAGGACTTGTAGCTCCCAATTTTTCCTGGTCTAGAAATGTTtatttacaagaccagaatcaaaggGAGAAAACAACTTTCTATGTTCTCTCTGTTCTGCGGTTTAGTCACCGTTGTTTGGGTTTGAATCAGGGTCAAGACACTTGTTTTGTCCTTCAGCAAGATGCTTCACTATAGATGCTTCTTTTCACCCAGGTgtatgggtacctgcgagggtagaggtttatAATGTGATTGAAATAGCCTTCAGAGCGCCTGGAAAAGAAAtctcaaagggcaccaaggccaacactaGAGCAACACAACACTTTGCCTCCATGGCCTTTGTAAAATTCTAATCAAGCTTCCAATGTTTGTCTTTTTATCAACAGTCCAAGAGATTGGGAACGCTGAACAAGTTTAAAGGAAAGAGTAGATCTATTTTGATTGCAACGGATGTAGCAAGCAGGTAAGCACTTTAAACATTAGAAAGATTACACACTTGTGTTGATTCAAGGCTCTCCATGGACTAGCCCCTACCTACATACAGAGCATGCTTCAGCCCCGTAGTGTCAGGCTGGGTCTGAGGTCATCGGGCAGCATGCTCTATGTTCCTCTGACCCGTTTATCCAGCTTTCGGGACAGGCATTTAGTAACATTTCACCccgcctctggaactctctgcctcaacatCTCAAGGACACACAAGACATCTCACGATTCCAACActctctcaaaacccatctcttcagattagcctATAAAGATATCGAGTGAAATTTACTTCTTGTTCTtgaccagtgcctttgaatGTTATACAGATAAAGTGCGATTTAAAAATGCtgtgttattgttgtttgttattgtatacatttatTCCGTAAACGGTTGTGCCAGCATACACAGCCAACGCAGTTGGATGGTGTGATTAAAGTGTTGGTCAGCACTGTAGCAAATGGGTTTAATGTTGCCTTCTTGTTTTACTGTTTACAGAGGTCTAGACATTCCCCACGTTGATGTTGTCATCAATTTTGACATCCCTACACATTCTAAGGTAAGCCTAATTACTCTACACAATGCACCAATATAACCCAAAACATGAAGGGGTTTGTCATATAGATTGGTTGCAATATGCGAAAATCGGCCATCTCTACGAGCAATGCGTTATGCGTGAGAATGACGTGCGGCATGCacagatttcacaaaactcattGAATGATTGTTTAATGAACGACGCGACTTCGTTAAAAGTTTGGGCATCTACTGGGAACTATCTAGATAGAGAAAATCTTgtcaaatgttttatttaatatggttttttttcccccaatcttttcaaaattgtttttttctttgtcagGACTACATCCACAGGGTCGGTAGAACAGCCAGAGCGGGCAGAGCTGGACGATCTATCACATTTGTAACTCAGTAAGTAGCAAATGAGAATCTAATGGCGTGTTGTGGCCGACAAATATTAGCACTGAACTCAatctctgggcccaatttcatagagctgattatcAAATTAtgcaataaaggcactggacactattggtaattactcgaaataattgttagcataaaaacttacttggtaacaagcaatggagagctgttgatagtataaaatattgtgagaaacgactccctctgaagtaacatagttttcaagcaagaagtgattttccactaaagtatttgaatttgatttcgagacctcagtaaaatattagattttgagggtcCGAATTCAaatatctaaaagcacacaacttcgtgtgacaagtgtgtgttttttctcccattattatctcgcaactttgacgaccaatttagttcaaattatcacagatttgctattttatgcatatgttgagatacactaagtgagaagactggtctttgacaattaccaaaggtgtccagtgtctttaagaagctCTGTTGTTCCCAGTTTGACTGAACTCATTGCTGTCTTGTTCCTGTCCCCACCCCTTAGGTACGATGTGGAGTTGTATCAACGCATTGAACAGCTCATCGATAAGAAGCTCCCATTGTTTCCAACGGAGGAACAAGAAGTCATGTTACTAATGGAGAGAGTCATGGAAGCTCAGCGCATCGCCAAAATGGTGAGTTTCTGTCAGATTAGGTCCCGATACAGGAATGACACAACGTAAATGATTTGTAACAAGGTTACTGTAAGGCTATACACTTTGCACAAATTTCAGCTTCTGTCAGATTTGTATAGGTCCCAATAATATGCACAATGTAAATGCTTTGTAATAAGGTTTCCTTTTATGCTCTACACTTTACGAAAATTGTGAGTTTCTGTCAGATTAGGTCCCGATATAGGAAAGGCACAACGTAAATGCTTTGACATGAACTGCCTAAATTTGTAGTGACTTCATGATGACGGCACcatgttgtttttttgcaattttttgcgATTTTGAAAATTCATTAAATAAATTGAGAACGAAGCATCTGcaatgcatttttttgtttattttaatttctcccggaagccgaacactacatttttatttattattaagagAGTGGTTGAATCCAGCAATATCCTGATGTCAATTGGAGCTTACTGTTGAAACACCCGAATGTTCTATGCTTttggttttaccgcaaacctccatcttatgttttcttttcttcaggAAATGAAAGATAGTGACGACAAGAAGAAAGGGCGTGGTCGGGGCGGCGATGACGACACGGAGGATGCGATTGGAATACGCAAGAAGCTCAAGGTGTCTCACAGGGGCAAGGGTAGAAGATAAAATCTtgaagggaactcggcaaactcatataaacgccaagctagcaacagccaatctctctcatacaaacactgGTTTAACATCTAGATTATGATTCAGTAACGTCTAtgattgtgattcagtaactagacaaccatatttattctagtcattgtgaagtcAGCAATAAGCTTGGGGATTCAAACcgacaaccttgtgattgcctgtaatctaaccacttgaccatggTAACTGCTCACCTGAAAATACAACGCAACAGGAATGTAATGTGTTTGCTtatcatttaaatgtaattttgatatttgtacacttctgaattgaTCATAGTTATCGATAAAAAAATaggccccaacctcaaggtttttAAATACTAGAAACACTTGTGTTTTTGATAGCGTGCttcaaaatgacaatgctttTGCAGTATCCACACTTTGTATAACTCAacataaatcaatcaaaaacttgtgaaagttttagctcaatcagtcatcagagtGTCGTGAGAGGAGAAAAcagcaaataaaaaacatgtgtgGTTTCACTTTCAAATATTGGATTTCCTGAGATCACAATTGATTGTTTTcatcatttcttaaaaactgtagcttttcagacaaaaatatgttAAGGGAAGTTGTTCAACAATTACATTCATTATACCGTGTAAGTTATGTATACATGTGTGAACAGTTGATTCTCAATCTCACAgggcttttaaagccattggacactttcggaaaacagtattgtccaaggtccacacttcgtgtatcacaacttatatataaaataacaaacctgtgaaaatttaggctcaattggtcatcggagtcgggagaaaataacgggaaaacccaccccttgtttctgcacgtttcgccgtgtcatgacatgtgttaaaaataaatctgtaattctcgatatcgagaatttattttgttttaatgttttctcaaaaagtaaagcatttatttTCTCCAACCTTATAGGATATTATTGGCAAAATTTTCTGTatttggcgccaccactttttcattcgatatgaaataatatagtatctaatttagcTCAATGaggtatccctttttgtaaaaatgagtaaaaatgtGGTGGCGGCACACAGAAACCTATCCTATTATTGAGATAATTGTTTGAAATTTACAAAGATATCTTACAGAAGGTTTTCTTTGTGGGAACATTGACCCAGATGAAATAAAGTAGTTCCGTTGATGACAAAAGTGTGTTTCTGTTTCTCTTATTTTGTTGAAGTGAAGTTACAAAAAAGTTGTCACAGATCCCTCGAAAGACCAGTTATTATTTGttatctttttttcttaaaagttaGATTCTAATTCCCAACATATTATTATGTGGCTACATATCACAAAACAATTTGGGATGACTATAATTACTAAATCAATGACTACTGTAGGATAAGTTCGCCGGGAAAACCAAGAAGAGACTAGCGCGAGTCTCGGATTTTCTCTTGAGGGTTTtaacaatagagggcgctacactAATTGTAATGGCGGCTGATTCAATGTCAGGAAGCAGACGGTAAGTTTTGGTGTTTCTTTTTCACGATTTTGATACTTTGTAACAATTTGGAGTGTTTGTTATGTAATTAATGTTCTGTAAGTTCGTTCAATGAAGATTTAAgatattttgaagaagaaatagTGGGCTGTCAGGTTGGCCACGGGTTGGCTCAGTCAGACAGTCACAGTGCCACTGACAGTGACACTGCTGTATCACTATCAAGAAAAAGTATCAGCAGTGGTTGCCACTTAGTTTCTGCTATTTACTAACTAACTGCCTTCCGTCTTTCGAGCTCTGGCTCTGCTGTGTCTTACCATGGTCTGTGATTGtgaattgtgtgtgtgtgtgtctgtgTGTGTTATGTATGGTACAGACGTCTGTCTTCTGTGGACACCCGGTTCAATTTTCAGTCCCTACCGTCCTTACTCGATCCTTGCCCTCTCACCTCAGTCCAGACAACAGTTCTACTTTTAGTTTTACTACTACTAGCTAGTAAAAAGGTAAATTTGATCCCTCCCTACTCTAACCTGTTCCGCTAGCGTTTCCGCGCATGGAGATGCtagcggaatgaacctcatagttcttgGACTAGGAGTAGGTACCTCCCACCAAGTATAAAGTACTAATCTGGTTGTCCTTTACTTCTACTCTAGAAACTATAATTTTGATAATAATAGTTTGTATAAGACAAGAAGTAGTTTTCCTTCATATCATTGATTCAATGatatataaaaatgttttgtgttgtttccaTTGTATTGTAGAATGCGTTGCTGACTCTGTCATAAATTCATATTTTTGCAGGCTGGAATTTTCACTCAATTCCAGTGGAAGAAAGGCTTCACTGACAATCAATgacattgttattttgtattgtcatgACATGACTGAAATAAATTAGTAAAGGAATGGCTTACGTTACGGGCCAGCACCTGTTCCAAGCTTGTTTCGtgcatttaataaataaatgtttaactATAGTTGTTAAAAGGAATGTAGAATGTGAAGCCAACTATATGTAGACATGACCATGTCTtacttaaaatatatttttagatTAATCCCAATctgtttcttctttctttccccCTTTTTAATTGTTTCCAGTTTGTTCAAATATTAATGAGTGTTAATGCCTACAAAGCTACTCTGCCTGACCACTATCTAGCATCATGGCAGATAAATCAGCTGAAAAACAGGAGGTATGATATTGACTGACTCgcagaactatgaggttcattcTTCTTTCATGGAGACGATAGCAGAACAAACCTCATAGGTCTTTGAAAAGATATTGACAATGAGGCAGAGAAATCTCTGTCAAGTTTcattgtactcctttttttttgaaacgttgTCTCTGACGATTATACTAGTAGCTAGTTAGTGTTGCTGACTGTCAAATTTCAAAAGAGGTGTACAGCACCCAGTTAGTGCCATCATATTTTGCTTAACTCCATCAGGGGCACTCCAACATCCTCAAAAGCATAATTCTTTCATTAAATTCAACTTTATCTAAAATATACAATTGTCTTTTGCTACTAGTAAATACTGGCATAAATACAATCTCACAGTACAGTGAGATTGTGATTAAATGCTAGTAATATTGTTTCCTTGTTTAAATGCCCATAGAATTTACCTCCCAAAGTTAGTGAAGTGTGAACCATTGTCTTTTTTGCATACGGGAGGCATGCGATCTTTTAACTGGGAGATTTATTTGTGCctttatttgcttttgtttcagCTTCGGAGGAAGCTAGCCAGTATGAAGAAGGATTATGAGAGGACTTTACGCAGTGTGGAGGTTTGTCATGAAGAACAAGATACATAACCTGATAATGTCTGGAGCAAGCTAGTGAAAACGTTGATaacaattaagaactcactccttGTTAGTGCAGTTcataacgatcctataagctaaagtagtagtcccagcctatttctttaccatacgcccaggtaatagttaataagcaggacagttcttttcagaactgagtctCCCAAATAAtccaaaaaatctactccgtggttgAAGAATACACAGCAAGACAGCTCTCTAAACTGGTTCCATCTTGCTTTTCACGCCAATGGTACCCCCCATGGTGTTATTTTTGTTGAGAATCAGACAAAGAAATACAGAGGAAAATTGGGacaaagttaaaagaaaaaccagCAGCCTAGGGATTGCTCAAAAGTGAACTAGAAGAACAATACctgttcaaaaaaacaaaatgattccAGTGCTGAGAACAATGTGAGCAATCTTGGCAGCCATTAGATCGATTCGAATCTTAGTATGTCAGATAAATGAACGAAAGTCCCTAGTAACACAAGTATCCCAAGTAAAGGGTAGATAGCCTGTGATTCCAGTGCCTATTGTCCCTGTTTGTAGTCGATGCCATGAAACAGGACACCCTTTTTATAATTGTGGTGAAGGCTCACAATGAACTTGCCTAGCGAGTCAACAAACCATCTGCTGTTAAAACTCATCCAGCACAGGAATGCATCTTTACAAAGTCTCCAATCATGAATCCTTATGTATCTTAACACAGCATCCAGCATTTAGTGGTTAAAAGATTATTCATAAGGTTTAATAGACTTGTTATCTCATCATCATCTATTGACGTTatcaatattatataaaaaaacacaatttttttttacaatctggTCTTTTCATTTGTTACAGAA
Coding sequences within it:
- the LOC139943921 gene encoding probable ATP-dependent RNA helicase DDX47, yielding MLRNTSEQSKMAASTSEQKTTTVTEDTTEKSEEETTTFASLGVVDVLCEACERLKWKTPTKIQREALPLSFQGRDIIGLAETGSGKTGAFAIPILQALLDRPQRLFALVLTPTRELAYQISEQFEALGSSIGVNCAVVIGGIDMMTQALQLAKKPHIVVATPGRLVDHLENTKGFSLRALKYLVMDEADRILNMDFEAELDKILKVIPKERHTYLYSATMTKKVAKLQRASLKEPVKVEVSSKYDTVEKLQQFYVFIPAKYKDCYLVYILNELAGNNFMVFCSTCNNTQRVAVMLRNLGMTAIPLHGQMSQSKRLGTLNKFKGKSRSILIATDVASRGLDIPHVDVVINFDIPTHSKDYIHRVGRTARAGRAGRSITFVTQYDVELYQRIEQLIDKKLPLFPTEEQEVMLLMERVMEAQRIAKMEMKDSDDKKKGRGRGGDDDTEDAIGIRKKLKVSHRGKGRR